A region from the Maledivibacter sp. genome encodes:
- a CDS encoding ABC transporter ATP-binding protein/permease, producing MMDRVKNKSGLKRLVQIATTKRGIVILAVVFLVISALASFLPYISIYYIASEILASFAKTVELNTDQIFKLAWVLIIGSAINILAYFVALCLLHRAAFETIYKLKKDVLRHFTELPIGFGIKMGSGNIRKIIDEDIGNTEDFLAHQFPDLVYTVTSCLITLVILILVDWRYGAVCLAIIGLAVYILGLSFKTDSAKIHMQEVFKANGEMNNLAVEYVRGISVLKLFNTTLATFEKFYNVIKKYTESAIKYTLKLEKTMSTYTVLVHNIYIFILPIIICVGRSTNNYYAFISKTVFYIVVAPSITITMLKVVHLISKTYQIQYGIQNMDMILQEPKVKSLSASKEVIKSYDVEFKNVTFCYDKAKETQALDNVNFTAKSNKITAVVGASGSGKTTIAHLIPRFYDVNEGQILIGGVDIRNIEPNQLMSLVGFVFQDSYLFKRSIRDNIGMGCGGATDEDIILAAKKAYCHDFIADLPQGYNTIIGSENVHLSGGEKQRIAIARAILQNPPIIILDEATAFNDAENEYLIQKSFEELLSNKTVIMIAHRLNTIKKADQIIVMDKGKIAEVGSHDGLINNKENYYSMWETYSQAQLWRIGGENIG from the coding sequence ATGATGGATAGGGTAAAAAATAAATCTGGATTAAAAAGGTTAGTACAAATAGCAACAACAAAGAGGGGGATAGTAATATTAGCGGTCGTTTTTCTTGTTATTTCAGCATTAGCTTCCTTTTTGCCTTATATCTCAATTTATTATATAGCCTCTGAGATATTAGCATCATTTGCCAAGACAGTAGAATTAAATACTGATCAAATCTTTAAATTAGCATGGGTACTTATTATTGGAAGTGCAATAAATATACTCGCATATTTTGTGGCTTTGTGCCTGTTGCATAGGGCTGCATTTGAAACTATTTATAAGTTGAAAAAAGACGTGTTAAGACATTTTACGGAATTGCCTATTGGATTTGGTATAAAAATGGGTAGTGGAAATATTAGAAAAATAATAGATGAAGATATAGGTAATACAGAAGATTTTTTGGCTCATCAATTTCCAGATTTAGTATATACAGTTACATCTTGTTTAATAACCCTTGTTATTCTTATTTTAGTTGATTGGCGATATGGCGCAGTCTGCTTAGCTATTATTGGGCTTGCAGTTTATATACTAGGATTATCATTTAAAACAGATTCGGCTAAAATTCATATGCAAGAGGTTTTCAAGGCAAATGGGGAAATGAATAATTTAGCCGTTGAATATGTAAGAGGAATTTCTGTATTGAAATTATTTAACACCACATTGGCAACATTTGAAAAATTTTATAATGTAATAAAAAAGTATACTGAGTCGGCTATTAAATACACTTTAAAACTAGAAAAGACAATGTCCACATATACAGTTTTGGTTCATAATATCTATATTTTTATTTTGCCTATTATAATATGTGTTGGACGTAGTACAAATAATTACTATGCATTTATATCAAAAACCGTGTTTTATATAGTGGTTGCACCGTCAATTACAATAACAATGCTAAAAGTTGTTCATTTGATTTCGAAAACCTATCAAATTCAATATGGAATTCAAAATATGGATATGATACTTCAAGAGCCAAAAGTAAAGTCTCTTTCTGCTTCAAAAGAAGTTATAAAATCCTATGATGTTGAATTTAAAAACGTTACTTTTTGCTATGACAAAGCTAAGGAAACACAAGCATTAGATAATGTGAATTTCACTGCGAAAAGTAATAAAATAACAGCTGTTGTAGGGGCATCTGGGAGTGGAAAAACTACAATTGCCCACTTGATACCAAGATTCTATGATGTGAATGAGGGACAGATTTTGATAGGAGGAGTAGATATACGAAATATAGAACCGAATCAGTTAATGAGTCTAGTTGGTTTTGTTTTTCAAGATAGTTATTTATTCAAGAGAAGTATAAGGGATAACATTGGAATGGGATGTGGGGGTGCAACAGACGAAGATATTATTTTGGCGGCTAAAAAAGCCTATTGCCATGACTTTATTGCAGATCTTCCACAAGGATACAATACAATCATTGGAAGTGAAAATGTACACTTATCTGGTGGTGAAAAGCAAAGGATTGCAATAGCAAGGGCTATATTACAAAATCCACCTATTATTATATTAGATGAAGCAACAGCATTTAATGACGCTGAAAACGAATACTTAATTCAAAAGTCTTTTGAAGAACTTCTTTCTAACAAAACAGTCATTATGATTGCCCATCGCTTAAATACAATAAAAAAAGCGGATCAAATTATTGTTATGGATAAAGGCAAAATTGCGGAAGTTGGGTCACATGATGGATTAATTAATAATAAAGAAAACTATTATTCTATGTGGGAAACATATAGCCAAGCTCAGCTATGGCGTATCGGAGGTGAAAATATTGGATGA
- a CDS encoding ABC transporter ATP-binding protein/permease, producing the protein MLKNLKKLLGNYYIEYRKIVCLSIFDIFIGAIPLMIMMYCMVQSIGNELSVLQISIYTCVLLLCFIIRKIFLQKNIFQLQKIGCLSIKDLRLKIGEHMQKINLGYFNQKSSGYLIGTLTTELHDLEVILTHQVSDILKIILLGVILIVFSFVICPYLAIYQLVLMVIAIAIVILGMKKIVQEGKKNKIAVEGLVSRVVEYIEGIQVFKSFGVVGANFKRLRNALSELKKSNIKTEFSLTPNIFISRILIDLSFPLFLILGVQMLSKEEISVVSFISFIMLNLGLSNILKVGLPKFVLFRYLTLASENLIAVENQEEMPYLKKEVNIPSYDIEFKNVTFSYEENISVLQNISFVAKMGETTALVGPSGSGKTTITNLIARFWDPQEGSVIIGNNNISNINPNELLKNISMVFQDVYLLQDTVYENIRIGNLDATDKEVIQAAKVANCHEFIMKMEKGYNTMVGEGGFTLSAGERQRISIARALLKDAPIVLLDEATASLDADNEIEIKQAITKLTQNRTVIVIAHRLNSIRDAHKIIVLKAGKILEYGNHDSLIKNEGWYEDMYCQMKISEGWKV; encoded by the coding sequence TTGTTAAAAAATCTAAAAAAATTACTTGGTAATTATTACATAGAGTATAGAAAAATAGTTTGTTTATCCATCTTCGATATTTTTATAGGTGCAATTCCTCTTATGATCATGATGTATTGCATGGTGCAATCTATTGGAAATGAATTATCTGTTTTGCAAATATCTATTTACACTTGTGTATTACTACTTTGTTTTATAATTAGAAAGATATTTTTGCAGAAAAATATATTTCAACTCCAAAAAATTGGTTGCTTATCTATAAAGGATTTACGTTTAAAGATAGGTGAACACATGCAAAAAATTAATTTAGGATATTTTAATCAAAAAAGTAGTGGTTACCTAATTGGTACCCTTACAACAGAGTTACATGATTTAGAAGTCATCTTAACTCATCAAGTTTCTGATATTTTGAAAATAATATTACTAGGAGTTATTTTGATAGTTTTTTCATTTGTTATATGTCCTTACTTAGCAATTTATCAACTAGTATTAATGGTAATTGCCATTGCCATCGTCATATTAGGAATGAAGAAAATTGTACAAGAAGGTAAAAAGAATAAAATTGCAGTGGAAGGCTTGGTTTCTAGGGTTGTTGAATATATAGAAGGTATTCAGGTGTTTAAGTCTTTTGGTGTTGTAGGAGCAAATTTTAAACGATTAAGAAATGCACTTTCAGAATTAAAAAAGAGTAATATTAAAACGGAGTTTTCCTTAACTCCAAATATTTTTATTTCTCGTATTTTAATTGATCTATCATTTCCCTTGTTTTTAATCTTGGGAGTTCAAATGTTATCTAAAGAAGAGATTAGTGTTGTTTCATTTATCTCGTTTATTATGCTAAATCTTGGGCTCTCAAACATATTAAAAGTAGGGTTGCCTAAATTTGTTTTATTTAGATACTTGACTTTGGCAAGTGAAAATTTGATAGCAGTTGAGAATCAGGAAGAAATGCCTTACTTGAAGAAAGAAGTGAATATCCCTTCATATGATATAGAGTTTAAAAATGTTACTTTTTCCTATGAAGAGAATATTTCTGTTTTGCAAAACATTAGTTTTGTTGCAAAAATGGGAGAAACAACTGCTTTAGTTGGTCCCTCTGGGAGTGGGAAAACCACTATAACAAATTTGATTGCTAGATTTTGGGATCCACAAGAAGGATCGGTAATCATTGGAAATAATAATATTAGTAATATTAACCCTAATGAACTACTAAAAAACATTAGTATGGTTTTTCAAGATGTCTATCTTTTGCAAGATACTGTATATGAAAATATACGAATTGGAAATTTAGATGCAACGGATAAAGAAGTGATACAAGCTGCTAAGGTAGCCAATTGTCATGAATTTATAATGAAAATGGAAAAAGGCTACAACACAATGGTGGGAGAAGGGGGATTTACACTTTCTGCGGGGGAAAGACAAAGAATTTCTATCGCAAGGGCATTATTGAAGGATGCCCCCATTGTTCTATTAGATGAAGCAACTGCATCATTGGATGCAGATAATGAAATAGAGATTAAACAGGCTATAACAAAACTAACCCAGAATAGGACGGTTATTGTGATTGCACATAGGTTAAATTCAATACGTGATGCCCATAAGATTATAGTTCTAAAGGCTGGTAAGATTCTTGAGTATGGTAATCATGATAGCTTAATTAAAAATGAGGGTTGGTACGAAGATATGTATTGCCAAATGAAGATTTCGGAAGGATGGAAGGTATGA